One stretch of Hevea brasiliensis isolate MT/VB/25A 57/8 chromosome 12, ASM3005281v1, whole genome shotgun sequence DNA includes these proteins:
- the LOC110655796 gene encoding probable beta-1,4-xylosyltransferase IRX9H isoform X2, whose product MASIRRTLSPAAYHDRTYQNGIASTNSPLSVDSPSHKFFTSNAAKYSSPLASSAASFVSFNSIPLRRFFAAAFLQKRKGFRRSFYRCLIFFVVGFFLGMLLFGHVDNDVRNHDFSFEIKPPHVNVQLDDGDNRSIKHGVFALNSVSLGVDAQLNYVSRFDFVPRKQLIVITPTYNRALQAYFLNRLGQVLRLVQPPLLWIVVEMKAASMETADILRKTGVMYRHVVCERNSTTEKDRGVHQRNAALDHIERHRLDGIVYFADDDNVYSLELFESLREISRFGTWPVAMLAQSKNKAILEGPVCNRTQVIGWHTNEKSKRLRRFHVDMSGFAFNSTILWDPKRWKRRSLKPIRQLDTVKEGFQVYIIQLRPHS is encoded by the exons ATGGCCTCTATTCGTCGAACGCTATCACCGGCGGCATATCACGACCGCACATATCAAAACGGCATCGCTTCCACCAACTCTCCACTGTCAGTCGATTCGCCCTCTCACAAGTTTTTTACCAGCAACGCCGCTAAGTACTCCTCTCCATTAGCCTCCTCAGCCGCTTCATTTGTCAGTTTCAACTCCATCCCTCTCCGACGGTTCTTCGCCGCCGCTTTCCTTCAAAAACGGAAAGGATTTCGCAGATCTTTCTATAGATGCTTGATATTCTTCGTTGTAGGCTTCTTTTTGGGTATGTTATTGTTTGGTCATGTGGATAATGATGTCCGGAATCATGATTTCTCTTTTGAGATCAAGCCGCCACATGTCAATGTTCAATTAGACGACGGCGATAATCGCAGTATTAAGCACGGTGTTTTTGCTCTAAATTCTGTGAGTTTGGGGGTTGATGCGCAACTGAACTACGTTTCCAGATTTGATTTTGTCCCGAGGAAGCAATTAATCGTGATTACGCCGACGTATAATCGTGCTTTACAGGCCTATTTTTTGAATAGATTAGGGCAGGTGCTCAGGCTAGTGCAGCCTCCGCTGTTGTGGATTGTGGTGGAAATGAAGGCGGCGTCGATGGAGACAGCAGACATTCTGAGGAAAACGGGGGTAATGTATAGGCATGTGGTGTGCGAGAGAAATTCGACGACTGAGAAAGACAGAGGTGTACACCAGAGGAATGCGGCTTTGGATCACATAGAGAGACATAGGCTGGATGGGATTGTGTACTTCGCTGATGATGATAATGTGTATTCGCTTGAGTTGTTCGAAAGCCTGAGAGAAATCAG CCGATTTGGCACTTGGCCTGTTGCAATGCTTGCACAAAGTAAAAACAAAGCAATTTTGGAAGGTCCAGTATGTAATCGAACTCAGGTAATTGGATGGCATACCAATGAAAAAAGCAAAAGACTTCGAAGGTTTCATGTTGATATGTCAGGATTTGCCTTCAACAGCACTATCTTGTGGGACCCAAAGAGATGGAAGCGCCGCTCTTTGAAACCAATTCGACAGTTAGACACAGTGAAGGAGGGTTTCCAAGTATACATCATACAATT GAGACCACATTCATAG
- the LOC110655796 gene encoding probable beta-1,4-xylosyltransferase IRX9H isoform X1 encodes MASIRRTLSPAAYHDRTYQNGIASTNSPLSVDSPSHKFFTSNAAKYSSPLASSAASFVSFNSIPLRRFFAAAFLQKRKGFRRSFYRCLIFFVVGFFLGMLLFGHVDNDVRNHDFSFEIKPPHVNVQLDDGDNRSIKHGVFALNSVSLGVDAQLNYVSRFDFVPRKQLIVITPTYNRALQAYFLNRLGQVLRLVQPPLLWIVVEMKAASMETADILRKTGVMYRHVVCERNSTTEKDRGVHQRNAALDHIERHRLDGIVYFADDDNVYSLELFESLREISRFGTWPVAMLAQSKNKAILEGPVCNRTQVIGWHTNEKSKRLRRFHVDMSGFAFNSTILWDPKRWKRRSLKPIRQLDTVKEGFQETTFIEQVVEDESQMEGVPPDCSRILNWHLHLDARGLVYPRGWLLQKNLDVILPVK; translated from the exons ATGGCCTCTATTCGTCGAACGCTATCACCGGCGGCATATCACGACCGCACATATCAAAACGGCATCGCTTCCACCAACTCTCCACTGTCAGTCGATTCGCCCTCTCACAAGTTTTTTACCAGCAACGCCGCTAAGTACTCCTCTCCATTAGCCTCCTCAGCCGCTTCATTTGTCAGTTTCAACTCCATCCCTCTCCGACGGTTCTTCGCCGCCGCTTTCCTTCAAAAACGGAAAGGATTTCGCAGATCTTTCTATAGATGCTTGATATTCTTCGTTGTAGGCTTCTTTTTGGGTATGTTATTGTTTGGTCATGTGGATAATGATGTCCGGAATCATGATTTCTCTTTTGAGATCAAGCCGCCACATGTCAATGTTCAATTAGACGACGGCGATAATCGCAGTATTAAGCACGGTGTTTTTGCTCTAAATTCTGTGAGTTTGGGGGTTGATGCGCAACTGAACTACGTTTCCAGATTTGATTTTGTCCCGAGGAAGCAATTAATCGTGATTACGCCGACGTATAATCGTGCTTTACAGGCCTATTTTTTGAATAGATTAGGGCAGGTGCTCAGGCTAGTGCAGCCTCCGCTGTTGTGGATTGTGGTGGAAATGAAGGCGGCGTCGATGGAGACAGCAGACATTCTGAGGAAAACGGGGGTAATGTATAGGCATGTGGTGTGCGAGAGAAATTCGACGACTGAGAAAGACAGAGGTGTACACCAGAGGAATGCGGCTTTGGATCACATAGAGAGACATAGGCTGGATGGGATTGTGTACTTCGCTGATGATGATAATGTGTATTCGCTTGAGTTGTTCGAAAGCCTGAGAGAAATCAG CCGATTTGGCACTTGGCCTGTTGCAATGCTTGCACAAAGTAAAAACAAAGCAATTTTGGAAGGTCCAGTATGTAATCGAACTCAGGTAATTGGATGGCATACCAATGAAAAAAGCAAAAGACTTCGAAGGTTTCATGTTGATATGTCAGGATTTGCCTTCAACAGCACTATCTTGTGGGACCCAAAGAGATGGAAGCGCCGCTCTTTGAAACCAATTCGACAGTTAGACACAGTGAAGGAGGGTTTCCAA GAGACCACATTCATAGAGCAAGTGGTGGAAGATGAAAGTCAAATGGAAGGTGTTCCTCCTGACTGTTCAAGGATACTGAATTGGCATCTTCATTTGGATGCTCGAGGTCTTGTCTATCCCAGAGGCTGGCTGCTTCAGAAGAACCTTGATGTCATTCTCCCTGTCAAATGA